The DNA window tgtgtgtgtgtgtgtgtgcgtgtgtgtgcacggtTATGTCCACATACGGGCATCTTATCAGAGGACTCAGGGTGGTTTATTCAAACAACTCCCagcacaaagaagaaaaacactgacacaaaccCATCCTCCAACATAACAATAACCTCAGATTTAACCAAGAAGCCCTAAAAATGTAATGCCCCCTCCgggcaaaaaaaaccccacaatgACGCAAAGACATACCATGTCAAAGAGACTCAGTTCAGTGAATCATGTAAAACCATTCTGTGCTGATTCATTAACAATATAATATGAAATTGAATTAAGTAACTGATGTGCATCAATGAATTTGATCATTAGTCAGCTGTAAAGACAATTATCATAAACATCCtttttaaatacaatataaCAGTGGTGGGAAAAGTATAATTACTCAAtgaatgtacttaagtacaattttgacattcttgtactttacttgagtatttccattttatgctactttatacttttattccactacattaaTTTGACTCTCATAGTtatgttttacataaaaaagaaatgacatgCTTGTATGTTATGATGCAGTACTATACTACTAATCTACCCATTAGTATATAAAGTAtctaaaattggctccacatGGATGAACTACAACATAAAATGctcttacatgtatttgttagcgataaaaacagaataatataattttCTATTGAGCTgttgcatttctatttttacttaagtaaaggatctgattatttcttccaccactgcaatataaataatattattttttaaattagcttttaaacattcttttcaTTGAATGTCACAATAGCACAAGTATACATGCGTCTGGATGATGAGCATGGGGTCAAGGGTTCATACTCCGTACACACACATGCGGCTGCTGTGTAGGACAATAGGCCACTGGCTGGTTGTCCTATGGATGGTGTCACTGGGGAGATCTACTGATAGGGTCAAATGACACCTCCTGAGACAAATGTTATCTGAAAGAGTGCACAGTGTATACTCTAGGGCAATTTCTGTGAAGCAGTAAAAAGAGGGAATGACGAACATTGTAATAATGATGCTTGTATGTTGCATACAGATATAGAATGGTAACTAATGGGTGGTAGTGGGGGAGTGGACAAATAGCAATGAAGAAAGTAGAAATGAGTGCGGAGATAAAGACGTTCTGGTTCAGTATAAATATCTGAGAGCACAGGGAGAGAGTGCATCAGCTCAAAAGTGGCActgaagaggagacagaggtgaaaagagggagtagaaaaaacaacaagaggGTGAATGAAAGCAAGAACTGAAAATACAGCAAGGAAAGGTTTTTATAGTGGAAATAGGTAAGACTAACAATCTGGCATTTCTCTCATCTGGTTATTATGTTTTGGGGTTTGTTTTTTACCTGtgcactgcttttttttttcagaaatggcAAACACAGCGAGAGGAGAGGTTTTGGCTTTACTGTTGTTCCTCAGTGCCAGCGTACCATGTTTTTCTGTGCATAACAGTGGCGAGTGCTTCTTCAACACTaaaggtacagtgtgtgtaaatgtatgtctGTAGAAATAATGTTTCCTATAGGATAACATGTGTACATGTCCagtagtagaaatgtaattaaaaggtACTTTACtcttatgctactttatacttcactatatttcagaggggctcattgtttagatttttcatCTAAAACATATGACCAGcttatgaaatatgatgcatACTTATATAATAAGCAactcaacagtatataaagtagtcaAATAGCTATACCCAGACCTGctgcaacatttaaatgctgcctaatgcatcagtaataataaaactataataTGTTTAATTATGTAACAGTATGAAAGGCACCATTCTGTATAATTAACTactactttaagtacattttgctgataatactaatTGGTATGTACCTCCACTAAAGTCGCATTtttaatgcagaacttttatttGTGATGGATATTTTACATAGTATTTCTAGTTTTTCTCAAGTAAAGGATCCGAGTGCTTCTTCTACCGCTGTATATGTCACAATAAGTGAATTTTCAGGGAGCTGTGAACACATGGGACAGGTGTACGGGATAGGAGAGAGCTGGATAACCAGTGACTGTTACCAGTGTGTCTGCATGGAGCCTTTTGGAGTAGGATGCTGTGACCAGTGAGTTTGTTTCAAATTCACAACCACCCCCAAAAAGTATTTAAACCTATTTGGATGTAGCATATATGCACTCTAACTCTGATCTTCCCTACAGTGGATCTAAACCTGTGGACTATCCAGACTGGTGTGAGATCATCCGCAAACCTGACTCTTGTACTAGTGTTGCAGTGATGAGAGTCAATCATAAACTACCCTGCCTCTGGGGACGAGGCCGTCTCAGACCAGCTTCAGGCCAACCTTGGAAATCTGACAATGATCCTATATTTTGAGTTCAacaattaatgaaaaaaatagcaATATAACAATGTGTGATGATTATTTTGGATTCAATAAATAAAGACCATGGGTTTTGTGAGAGACTAAACTATACTGAATTGTataacaaaatgcaaataactACCACAAGAATTATCTGTTAATTCTGTTTATATGTACTtgtataatttcatattttacgATTGTGTTGTTGATGTTAGTTGTTGATGACTCTGTCTGAATGTTTGGATTGTTTCTGGTTCCTGTtttaagattaaataaaaatgtatatttaattgTTCTACTACTTGCTTTCTCTACAACTGAGTAACGCATTATAAAATAGGGAATATGCCCTAAAACAGAATTTATGTTGTGCTATTCTAAACATATTTGACAGCTCAATCAATATCTGCAAACATATGGAAGACTTCAGGTCACTCTATAGCtgtgtttccaccgcaggaactttcccgATTATATCCTGTTAATGTTGTTGCAGTGAGACACAAcgtttattttctttcaacgtgtttttcagatgaaacgggAGGGCACATTGAACTGCAGACTGCAGCAGAAGTGTGTttagtgtgtttactcctgcgaccaactgcatgtctcctgctgaagcacacaaaagctgtattttgcacatttgtatttctacagataaataaatagctgtggaactaaatgtgtgtatagtggctgttcttgtatctgaaaacaagtagcctatgtactgtatgtaaaaagacaaaatgcttATGCTtctgttaccatattct is part of the Siniperca chuatsi isolate FFG_IHB_CAS linkage group LG9, ASM2008510v1, whole genome shotgun sequence genome and encodes:
- the msmp2 gene encoding prostate-associated microseminoprotein; its protein translation is MANTARGEVLALLLFLSASVPCFSVHNSGECFFNTKGSCEHMGQVYGIGESWITSDCYQCVCMEPFGVGCCDHGSKPVDYPDWCEIIRKPDSCTSVAVMRVNHKLPCLWGRGRLRPASGQPWKSDNDPIF